The following are from one region of the Petrotoga mobilis SJ95 genome:
- the murC gene encoding UDP-N-acetylmuramate--L-alanine ligase, protein MKYYFSGIGGIGMSSLALYLAYKHGITSVLGSNNEMNERVEYLIKKGIKVKLNQDSNLPDIDFLIKTTAIKDTNPELIEAKNRKIAIISRMQLLNSILQEHTSIGITGTDGKTTTTAMVSQIFKNAGKDPTVFLGGIHDSLEDGNFRFGNGIVIAEVDESDGFIEKTETNFSIINNLRPDHLEHYNNEFEKLESSLYKFAKNTKELVILNGDDVHLNKWHLNEKKVLYFGQSEKADYIIKNRHQYNGYQVFEIYHKNTYIGDITLNLPGLHYAYDALASTALSLELGIEFSTIKETFHRYNSVGRRFNILYDKDNLSIIDDYAHTPDEILETIKATKEYFPKRKIITIFQPHRYTRLYFHINDFIDVLKYSDEVLVYRIYSAFEEPINGVDEKKVVEALNSQATFSKYYNSEDEIISDLLQEKNAVLLFVGAGDITDIAKKLSKNKKNLDIS, encoded by the coding sequence ATGAAGTACTACTTTTCAGGAATTGGTGGAATAGGCATGAGTTCCTTAGCCTTGTACCTTGCTTATAAACATGGTATAACGAGTGTGCTTGGATCAAACAACGAAATGAACGAAAGAGTGGAATACTTAATAAAAAAAGGAATAAAAGTTAAATTAAATCAGGACTCAAATCTTCCTGATATCGATTTTTTAATAAAAACAACCGCAATAAAAGATACCAATCCAGAGCTGATAGAAGCAAAAAATAGAAAGATAGCTATTATTAGTAGAATGCAACTACTGAATTCAATATTACAAGAGCATACCTCAATAGGTATAACAGGAACAGATGGAAAAACCACCACTACCGCTATGGTCTCTCAAATATTCAAAAACGCTGGTAAAGATCCGACAGTTTTTTTAGGTGGAATACATGATTCACTAGAAGATGGCAACTTTAGATTTGGAAATGGAATAGTAATAGCAGAAGTCGACGAAAGTGATGGTTTTATCGAAAAAACAGAAACTAATTTTTCTATCATAAATAATTTGAGACCAGATCATCTTGAGCACTACAACAACGAATTTGAAAAGTTGGAAAGTTCTTTATATAAATTTGCAAAAAACACGAAAGAGCTGGTTATATTAAATGGAGATGACGTTCATCTCAACAAATGGCATTTGAACGAAAAGAAAGTATTATACTTTGGGCAATCTGAAAAGGCTGATTATATTATAAAAAACAGACATCAATATAACGGATATCAAGTGTTTGAGATCTATCACAAAAACACATACATCGGAGATATCACTTTAAATCTTCCAGGATTACACTACGCTTATGATGCACTGGCTTCAACCGCACTTTCTTTAGAATTAGGGATTGAGTTTAGCACAATAAAAGAAACCTTTCATAGATATAATTCGGTTGGACGAAGATTCAATATACTTTACGATAAAGATAATCTATCAATAATAGACGATTATGCCCATACACCTGACGAAATCTTAGAAACTATAAAAGCAACAAAAGAGTATTTCCCAAAAAGAAAAATAATAACCATATTTCAACCGCACAGGTACACCCGCCTTTACTTCCACATAAACGACTTTATTGATGTCCTAAAATATTCGGATGAGGTATTAGTTTACAGAATTTATTCGGCCTTTGAAGAACCCATAAATGGTGTAGATGAAAAAAAGGTTGTAGAAGCTCTTAATTCACAAGCTACTTTTTCCAAATATTATAATTCGGAAGACGAAATCATATCAGATCTTTTACAAGAAAAAAATGCTGTATTACTCTTTGTTGGTGCAGGAGACATAACTGACATAGCAAAAAAATTATCAAAAAACAAAAAAAACCTTGACATCTCATAA
- a CDS encoding UDP-N-acetylglucosamine--N-acetylmuramyl-(pentapeptide) pyrophosphoryl-undecaprenol N-acetylglucosamine transferase, translating to MKNNKELKVVFSGGGTGGHYYPALSVLKYLNKYYNKLEVIYFTTKGRIEEKKLPTDFPKAKLISLNTKGLERPLYNVKNINRAFEVLSDTRKVEKIIKEFKPVFGFLTGGYVTVPVGLALKKQNIPFYLHEQNSTLGISNKVLSRWAKKVFVSYEETKLNDKFIFTGNPVRTPEKEIPRTYLRNFGIKDLNKRCILVFGGSLGSNEIDELMYKVYEKEKINNYIHITKNQEKFKQFPNVFTFEYIENLYELMAVSDGVVSRAGATTLAEIQFYDLSGILIPWKGSAENHQLKNALSLKKEGKIAVIDEEKVETDEFINFLNHIQPKNTEFIYTPKINKATENIINNIDEIL from the coding sequence ATGAAGAATAATAAAGAGTTAAAAGTTGTTTTTTCCGGTGGTGGTACAGGAGGGCATTACTACCCTGCTCTCTCTGTTTTAAAATATTTAAATAAATATTATAATAAGTTAGAGGTAATATATTTTACTACAAAAGGAAGAATTGAAGAAAAAAAGTTGCCTACCGACTTTCCAAAAGCAAAGTTAATTTCTCTAAATACCAAAGGTCTAGAAAGGCCATTATACAACGTTAAAAATATAAACAGAGCCTTTGAAGTTTTAAGTGATACGCGTAAAGTTGAAAAAATAATAAAAGAATTCAAACCTGTTTTTGGATTTCTCACTGGTGGATACGTAACTGTTCCCGTCGGTTTAGCTTTAAAAAAACAAAATATTCCATTTTATCTACATGAACAAAATTCAACACTTGGAATATCCAATAAAGTACTATCTAGATGGGCAAAAAAGGTTTTTGTAAGTTACGAAGAAACCAAATTGAATGATAAATTTATTTTTACAGGCAATCCTGTAAGAACGCCTGAAAAAGAAATCCCCAGAACTTACTTACGTAATTTTGGGATAAAGGATCTAAACAAAAGATGTATATTAGTCTTTGGCGGAAGCCTGGGTTCAAACGAAATAGATGAATTAATGTACAAAGTATACGAAAAAGAAAAAATTAACAATTACATACATATAACGAAAAATCAAGAAAAGTTCAAACAATTTCCCAACGTTTTTACTTTTGAATATATAGAAAATTTATATGAATTGATGGCTGTATCAGATGGGGTAGTATCAAGGGCTGGAGCAACAACACTCGCCGAAATTCAGTTTTATGATCTTTCTGGTATCTTGATCCCATGGAAAGGTTCAGCAGAAAATCATCAATTAAAAAATGCTCTTTCTCTTAAGAAGGAGGGAAAAATTGCTGTTATCGATGAAGAAAAAGTGGAAACTGATGAATTTATCAACTTTTTAAATCATATTCAACCAAAAAATACAGAATTTATATACACACCTAAGATAAATAAAGCAACAGAAAATATAATTAATAATATCGATGAGATTTTATAA
- a CDS encoding FtsW/RodA/SpoVE family cell cycle protein, translating into MVIKHNFIFYLIILGITLFVGVLFIYSSLFAISDIKEINPDQKFQTYIIALILGFLGAVIAFMFSDTFTKNKHIMIALFVFLNLILIIVLFTQPIAGVKRWLNIGPFQFQPSELAKLIIPAFLAFYYTQIQNKKNLLINVIFPILVCGFSIFLIFLEPDLSSSLIITMLTLITIFLGIRDKKVMLFFFIFTLIIISVLFIFKDNFLQTYQISRLTSSDDFQSQRSRDAITNGGLIGTGPFAGEFKYYVPESYSDFIISVIGEEWGKLGIVMVLTLFFFLSHELVYLAYLTKDHGTFIFCGATASWIFIQVVINTLVGLGVPWMPVTGVTLPMVSYGNSSMIVTLTSIGWGLGLIYHNSELASSDEE; encoded by the coding sequence ATGGTGATAAAACACAATTTCATCTTTTACTTAATAATATTAGGTATCACTCTATTCGTAGGTGTTCTATTCATCTACAGTTCTCTCTTTGCAATCAGTGACATCAAAGAGATAAACCCCGATCAAAAATTTCAAACATATATAATCGCCTTAATTCTCGGCTTTTTAGGTGCCGTAATTGCTTTTATGTTCAGTGATACTTTTACAAAAAACAAGCATATCATGATAGCTCTTTTTGTATTTTTAAATCTCATTTTAATTATAGTTTTATTCACTCAACCTATCGCAGGTGTGAAAAGGTGGCTGAATATTGGTCCTTTCCAATTTCAACCATCAGAGCTTGCAAAACTCATTATTCCTGCTTTCTTAGCTTTTTATTACACCCAAATACAAAATAAAAAGAATCTACTAATAAATGTAATTTTCCCCATTTTAGTATGTGGATTTAGCATATTCTTAATCTTTTTGGAACCAGATCTCAGCTCTTCCCTTATAATTACAATGTTAACCTTAATAACGATTTTTTTAGGAATAAGAGATAAAAAGGTTATGTTGTTCTTCTTTATTTTTACCTTGATTATCATCTCTGTTCTTTTTATCTTTAAGGATAATTTTCTCCAGACCTATCAAATTTCAAGATTGACAAGTTCCGACGATTTTCAGAGTCAACGTTCGAGAGATGCCATTACAAATGGTGGGTTGATTGGTACAGGACCTTTTGCCGGTGAATTTAAATACTATGTACCTGAATCTTACAGTGATTTTATCATATCCGTTATAGGAGAAGAATGGGGAAAATTAGGGATAGTAATGGTTCTAACTCTTTTCTTTTTTCTGTCTCATGAGCTTGTGTATTTAGCTTATCTTACTAAAGATCACGGTACTTTTATATTCTGTGGAGCTACAGCTTCTTGGATCTTCATTCAAGTTGTCATAAACACCTTGGTCGGATTGGGAGTACCATGGATGCCAGTTACAGGGGTAACGCTTCCAATGGTAAGTTATGGAAATTCTTCTATGATAGTTACATTAACATCTATAGGGTGGGGACTAGGATTGATATATCATAATTCGGAGTTGGCAAGTTCAGATGAAGAATAA
- the argS gene encoding arginine--tRNA ligase, with protein sequence MEIIDLIKNQINIALSDIGVSEMELNFTIETPPKDDMGDFSSNVAFLLTKRLRKSPQEIAQILKEELVKSSFFEKVDNANGFLNFFVSPQIYQRICSKILSNPKTYGKFDIGKGANIQFEFASINPTGPITVAHGRQAVMGDVLANIYEQAGYVVQREMYLNDAGRQIKLLSYSLWVRYNEILGSKYEIPEDGYRGEYLVDTAKKVLNKYGEKFKDKWDEETEDIFRKEVLEDMLKNMLETLEKINVNFDVIFSEQLLFKNKMVEKTLNDLKSKGYVYEKDDALWFKVSDLIDENDKVLIRSKDSMPTYFCDDIAYHYYKYLRGFDTVIDIMGSDHHGHIPRMMASAKALGLPENFLKIILHQFVNVKKGEEIIKMSTRSGEFFTLDDLIQNVGKDAVRYFFAMVDPDTTLNFDIDLAIKKSNENPVYYVQYAHARICSIFKEAQKRGINYELFLGLENLKEDEEKLLMRELSLFTNVLTKAVIQNKPNLLTQYLERVASRFHHFYNNLSVLNAENYELIQGRLNLCHATKIVIARGLSILGVNAPESM encoded by the coding sequence ATGGAAATAATAGATCTTATAAAAAACCAGATCAATATAGCCTTGTCAGATATAGGTGTTTCTGAGATGGAACTCAATTTTACCATCGAAACACCTCCTAAAGACGATATGGGAGATTTTTCTTCCAACGTAGCATTCTTATTAACAAAAAGGTTAAGAAAATCACCTCAAGAAATTGCTCAAATTTTAAAAGAAGAACTAGTTAAATCTTCTTTTTTCGAAAAAGTTGATAATGCAAATGGTTTTTTAAATTTTTTTGTTTCTCCCCAAATATATCAAAGGATATGTTCTAAAATTTTGAGCAATCCAAAAACCTACGGGAAATTTGACATAGGGAAAGGTGCGAATATACAGTTTGAATTTGCAAGCATTAATCCCACCGGTCCCATCACTGTTGCTCACGGTCGACAAGCTGTTATGGGAGATGTTTTGGCAAATATCTATGAACAAGCTGGATACGTAGTTCAAAGAGAGATGTATCTAAACGATGCAGGTAGACAAATAAAACTTCTCTCCTACTCCCTATGGGTAAGATACAACGAAATTCTTGGTTCAAAATATGAAATACCCGAAGATGGTTACAGAGGAGAGTATCTAGTAGATACTGCAAAAAAAGTATTGAACAAATATGGAGAAAAGTTTAAAGACAAATGGGATGAAGAAACCGAGGATATATTCAGAAAAGAAGTTCTTGAAGATATGCTAAAAAACATGTTGGAAACGCTTGAAAAAATAAACGTAAACTTCGATGTAATCTTCAGTGAACAATTATTATTTAAAAATAAAATGGTAGAAAAAACCTTGAACGATTTAAAATCTAAAGGCTACGTGTATGAAAAAGATGATGCGTTATGGTTTAAAGTATCTGATTTGATAGATGAAAACGACAAGGTATTGATAAGATCTAAAGATTCGATGCCAACATACTTTTGTGATGACATTGCTTACCATTATTACAAGTACCTAAGGGGTTTCGACACTGTGATTGATATAATGGGTTCTGACCATCATGGTCACATACCTAGAATGATGGCTTCAGCAAAAGCTTTAGGATTACCAGAAAATTTTTTAAAAATAATTTTGCACCAATTTGTAAATGTAAAAAAAGGCGAAGAAATTATAAAGATGTCAACAAGAAGTGGGGAATTCTTCACTCTTGACGATCTTATACAAAATGTTGGAAAAGATGCTGTTAGGTACTTCTTTGCTATGGTTGATCCTGATACAACATTGAACTTTGATATCGATCTGGCTATAAAAAAATCCAATGAAAATCCCGTTTACTACGTTCAATATGCTCATGCAAGAATATGCAGCATATTTAAAGAAGCTCAAAAAAGAGGGATAAATTACGAATTATTTTTAGGTTTAGAAAATCTAAAAGAAGACGAAGAAAAATTATTGATGAGAGAGTTATCCTTATTTACAAATGTATTAACCAAAGCTGTAATTCAAAACAAACCTAACTTACTCACCCAATATTTGGAAAGAGTAGCATCAAGATTCCATCATTTTTACAATAACTTATCTGTTCTCAATGCAGAAAATTATGAGCTTATTCAAGGTAGGTTAAATCTTTGTCACGCAACAAAAATAGTCATAGCAAGAGGTTTGTCTATTTTGGGTGTAAATGCTCCTGAAAGCATGTGA
- a CDS encoding amino acid ABC transporter permease: protein MSFFEIVGSSWVYMVEGIWVTLFLTLISIVIGFFLGVLLAVSKTYGNKLFYYISYVFIEIIRGTPLLVQLFILYYSLPVIGIRLSPILASIMAFSLNSAAYQAEYLRGAIQSISSGQMQAALSIGMKKWQAIRLIILPQALRRFIPSWTNEFIYLLKYSSLSYIVGAPEIMAQAKFVASRNFEFFQVYLFAAIIYFVLVTIFGEIFRFIEKKIKIPGTLTYARNRI, encoded by the coding sequence ATGAGCTTTTTTGAAATCGTTGGAAGTTCCTGGGTTTATATGGTGGAAGGTATATGGGTTACACTTTTTTTAACTTTAATTTCTATAGTCATAGGATTCTTTTTGGGCGTTTTACTTGCAGTTTCTAAAACGTATGGAAATAAATTATTCTATTATATAAGCTATGTTTTTATCGAGATAATAAGGGGGACACCATTACTTGTTCAACTTTTCATTCTATATTATAGTTTACCTGTTATTGGAATTAGGCTTTCTCCAATATTAGCCTCAATAATGGCTTTTTCTTTAAATTCTGCCGCTTATCAGGCCGAATATCTAAGAGGTGCCATTCAATCGATAAGTTCGGGTCAAATGCAAGCAGCTTTATCAATAGGAATGAAAAAATGGCAAGCTATCAGATTGATCATATTACCCCAAGCGTTAAGAAGGTTTATCCCTTCTTGGACAAATGAATTTATATACCTATTGAAGTATTCCTCTCTCTCTTATATCGTTGGAGCGCCAGAAATAATGGCTCAAGCTAAGTTTGTAGCGAGTCGTAACTTTGAATTCTTTCAAGTTTACCTATTTGCTGCTATCATATATTTTGTGTTGGTCACAATTTTTGGAGAAATATTCAGATTTATTGAAAAGAAAATCAAGATTCCTGGAACCCTCACTTATGCTAGGAATCGAATTTAG
- a CDS encoding amino acid ABC transporter ATP-binding protein, which produces MKEEKDIILKVEDLHKSYNGAEILKGITFEVKRGETKVIIGPSGTGKSTLLMCINRLVEPDSGRIYLEGDEVLSSKNIHKIRQEIGFVFQHFNLFDHLTVLENVRIGLTKVKKIEKSQATEIALKELERVGLKDKSDLYPAQLSGGQKQRVAIARSLAMNPKLILFDEPTSALDPELIGEVLNVMIDLAKSGMTMVCVTHEMGFARAVADEIIFMEKGVIVEKGPPELMFKNPQKDRTKEFLNKLSQLYGKDENT; this is translated from the coding sequence ATGAAAGAAGAGAAAGATATAATATTAAAAGTGGAAGATCTTCATAAGAGTTATAATGGAGCAGAAATACTCAAAGGAATAACATTTGAAGTTAAAAGAGGAGAAACAAAGGTAATAATAGGTCCGAGTGGAACAGGAAAGAGTACCCTTTTAATGTGTATAAATAGACTGGTAGAACCTGATTCAGGAAGAATATATCTCGAAGGAGATGAAGTATTATCTTCAAAGAATATTCACAAAATTAGGCAGGAAATAGGTTTTGTATTTCAGCACTTTAACTTATTTGATCACTTAACTGTGCTTGAAAACGTTAGAATTGGTTTGACTAAAGTGAAAAAGATTGAAAAATCTCAAGCAACGGAAATTGCATTAAAAGAATTAGAACGAGTTGGATTGAAGGATAAATCAGACCTTTATCCTGCTCAGCTTTCCGGTGGGCAAAAGCAAAGAGTCGCTATCGCTAGATCTCTAGCTATGAATCCCAAATTAATTCTGTTTGATGAGCCAACTTCTGCTTTGGATCCAGAGCTAATAGGAGAGGTTCTGAACGTCATGATTGATCTTGCAAAAAGTGGCATGACTATGGTGTGTGTTACACATGAAATGGGATTTGCAAGGGCTGTTGCAGATGAGATCATATTTATGGAAAAAGGCGTGATTGTTGAAAAAGGTCCCCCAGAATTGATGTTCAAAAATCCTCAAAAAGATAGAACTAAGGAGTTTTTGAATAAATTATCGCAGTTGTACGGAAAGGATGAAAATACATGA
- a CDS encoding amino acid ABC transporter permease has protein sequence MEDIQVIINSLPYLLKGTLVTLELTFFSLILGFVVGVIISFGQLYGNKFLQLIFLIYERVFRSIPLIVVLFLIFYGLPAIGIRLDPLIASIIGLGLISSAYQSQIFRGAISSISKGQLDAAYSIGMNKIQTFIYIIFPQAIRIALSGWINEASVVLKDTSVAYALGVVELLRQGTYIISVTNRPLIVYLICGAIYFVLTFSLSRGFGMIEKKLTIPGYETRSV, from the coding sequence TTGGAAGACATTCAAGTGATTATAAATTCATTACCCTATTTATTAAAAGGAACACTTGTGACACTTGAATTAACCTTTTTTAGTTTGATCTTAGGATTTGTTGTTGGAGTTATAATTTCTTTTGGTCAATTGTATGGTAACAAATTCTTACAGTTAATTTTTTTAATCTACGAACGAGTTTTTAGAAGTATCCCTTTGATAGTTGTTCTTTTTTTAATTTTTTACGGTTTACCAGCCATCGGAATAAGATTAGATCCCTTGATTGCATCAATAATTGGATTAGGTTTGATAAGCTCAGCTTATCAATCACAAATTTTTAGAGGTGCAATTTCATCCATATCAAAGGGGCAACTAGATGCTGCTTATTCAATTGGAATGAACAAAATCCAGACTTTCATCTACATTATCTTCCCCCAGGCAATAAGAATCGCCTTATCAGGTTGGATCAATGAGGCATCAGTAGTCCTAAAAGATACATCAGTTGCTTATGCCTTAGGTGTGGTTGAATTACTTAGGCAAGGCACTTATATTATATCTGTAACTAATAGACCTTTGATAGTTTATCTAATTTGTGGAGCTATCTACTTTGTCCTAACTTTTAGTTTAAGTAGGGGATTTGGCATGATCGAAAAAAAGCTTACTATCCCAGGATACGAAACAAGGAGCGTTTAA
- a CDS encoding basic amino acid ABC transporter substrate-binding protein, giving the protein MLKKAFLVSAILISFVFSAFSVTYVVGTEASFPPFEYVEGGEFVGFDMDLIREIGKMYGFDVEIRDISFDSLIPSLMTGNIDIIVAGMTITEEREKVVDFTIPYYSADQSIMVRKGEDTNLTILLRKPKIGVQTGTTGDLWVTENLIDAGFLPKTNLIRYDTFNFAVRDLVNKNIDVIVLDNPVAERFTKTDPVEIVGIIKTNENYGMAVAPGNEDLLNMLNEGITKLQESGKMDDLIEKYFK; this is encoded by the coding sequence ATGTTGAAAAAAGCCTTTTTAGTTTCTGCGATCTTGATTTCTTTTGTGTTTTCAGCTTTCTCAGTTACTTATGTTGTCGGTACAGAAGCATCTTTCCCACCTTTTGAGTACGTTGAAGGTGGAGAGTTTGTCGGATTTGATATGGATTTAATAAGGGAAATCGGAAAAATGTATGGATTTGACGTTGAAATAAGAGATATTAGCTTTGACTCTCTCATACCTTCTTTAATGACCGGAAATATAGATATTATTGTCGCTGGAATGACTATAACTGAAGAAAGAGAGAAAGTAGTCGATTTTACAATCCCATATTATAGTGCTGATCAAAGTATTATGGTAAGAAAAGGTGAAGATACCAATCTAACCATTCTTCTTAGGAAGCCAAAAATCGGAGTTCAAACGGGTACTACGGGCGATCTTTGGGTAACAGAAAATTTAATAGACGCTGGTTTCTTGCCAAAAACTAATCTAATCAGGTACGACACATTCAACTTTGCTGTTCGTGACTTAGTTAACAAAAATATCGATGTGATAGTGCTCGATAATCCTGTGGCTGAAAGATTCACAAAGACAGATCCCGTGGAGATTGTAGGAATCATTAAGACTAACGAAAATTATGGTATGGCTGTTGCACCAGGCAATGAGGATTTATTGAATATGTTGAACGAAGGTATAACAAAGTTACAAGAGTCTGGAAAAATGGATGATCTAATAGAAAAGTATTTTAAGTGA
- a CDS encoding asparagine synthetase A, which translates to MAEVEKQDRRVDSVELVKTYLEDETYSDALLVQSEILRLSREFLAEKGFVEILPVIVSTITDPLNHDVFEAQIDYYGNKYYVTKSMILQKQVSVLIHDKIFSFSPNLRLETAEKYSSGRHLIDFVQLDIEAKETKREEIMDLMEDLIIYVLKGILTKYSGIIEKYHPNLTVPKKPFQKISVKKAKELYGDDYEKILSERAEGPVWLIDIPLLNREFYDKQDMDNPDVLLDFDLIYPEGHGEGISGGEREHEYEQIVKRIKLKGNGLESYEDYLKLAKEGLLKHSAGCGIGIERFTKYILDLDHVEKSRLFAKAPGKYTI; encoded by the coding sequence ATGGCAGAAGTAGAGAAGCAGGATAGAAGAGTGGATTCTGTGGAGCTAGTAAAAACTTATTTGGAGGACGAGACTTACAGTGACGCGCTTTTAGTTCAATCAGAGATACTGAGATTATCGAGGGAATTTCTTGCAGAGAAGGGTTTTGTTGAAATTCTACCAGTGATTGTCTCTACGATCACCGATCCTTTAAATCACGACGTTTTTGAAGCACAAATTGATTATTACGGTAACAAATATTACGTTACTAAATCTATGATTCTGCAAAAACAAGTTAGTGTTTTGATTCATGATAAGATATTTTCCTTTTCGCCAAATTTAAGGTTGGAAACAGCAGAAAAATATTCTTCTGGTAGACACTTGATTGATTTTGTTCAACTAGATATAGAAGCTAAAGAAACTAAAAGAGAAGAGATTATGGATTTGATGGAAGATTTAATAATTTATGTACTAAAAGGTATCTTGACGAAATATTCTGGTATAATAGAAAAGTATCACCCAAATTTGACTGTTCCTAAAAAGCCTTTTCAAAAGATAAGCGTAAAAAAGGCAAAAGAGCTTTACGGTGATGATTATGAAAAGATTTTATCTGAACGAGCTGAAGGGCCTGTGTGGTTAATTGATATTCCGCTCTTGAACAGGGAGTTTTATGATAAACAAGATATGGATAATCCTGATGTATTGTTGGATTTTGACCTGATATATCCTGAGGGTCATGGGGAAGGCATATCTGGTGGCGAAAGAGAACACGAGTATGAGCAAATAGTGAAAAGAATCAAATTGAAAGGTAACGGGCTGGAAAGCTATGAAGATTATTTAAAATTGGCAAAAGAAGGGTTATTAAAACACTCAGCAGGATGTGGTATAGGTATAGAAAGATTCACTAAATACATATTAGATTTGGATCATGTTGAAAAAAGTAGATTGTTTGCTAAAGCACCTGGAAAGTATACCATTTAG
- a CDS encoding phosphoribosylaminoimidazolecarboxamide formyltransferase, with protein MNIKRAIISVYDKTNLEDLASFLYRNGVEIICTEGTNKYLQEKGIPTVKMADYIGFPEILGGRVKSIDPKLAGGILAKSNDKKHEEDMINYNIKRIDMVVGNFPTFEEIAKKTKNEETLLENIDIGGYSLLRAAAKNYKDVVALADPKDYQTVIDNLEDCGDVPLQLRRKLALKVFFSTSKYDASIHKIFSELFAAEKFDHEFFEILGNLRYGSNPMQEAILMKFLEKDTFINYLENLTFHKKPTLRMLKDIKLLFHLASLTNNEFLGFAKKGIFVFGYCAPTQEEKKQFIRIIKELKGGIVYSDDPNIIFELKDSKHDGMMTSYNLEQKEEIISFKPMVFKVNKKVLKQEEEYIVDSDLVVKQNFQEISLDLSPSEQLGFEVAKIHKSDTAVYVKNNLICSGNQSCLNREIALNALENTLEKFEVLPKEGTIIFDSPINSEKITDIILNWQVEKVIVPPTLPGYEKYLNDLEEKGVTLLVTQGRYHRY; from the coding sequence ATGAATATTAAAAGGGCAATTATTTCAGTTTATGACAAAACTAATTTAGAGGATTTAGCTAGTTTCTTATATCGCAATGGTGTCGAAATTATATGTACAGAAGGAACAAATAAATATTTACAAGAAAAGGGAATCCCTACTGTAAAAATGGCTGATTATATTGGATTTCCTGAAATTTTAGGAGGTCGTGTTAAAAGCATAGATCCAAAATTAGCCGGTGGCATTTTAGCCAAGTCTAACGATAAAAAGCATGAAGAAGATATGATTAATTACAATATAAAAAGGATAGATATGGTTGTGGGTAATTTTCCTACTTTTGAGGAAATTGCCAAAAAAACAAAGAATGAGGAAACACTTTTAGAAAATATCGATATTGGAGGCTATTCTCTTCTTAGAGCAGCAGCAAAAAACTATAAGGATGTTGTAGCATTGGCAGATCCAAAAGATTATCAAACAGTTATTGATAATTTAGAGGATTGTGGCGATGTCCCCTTACAGTTAAGAAGAAAGTTGGCATTGAAAGTTTTCTTTTCTACTTCTAAGTACGATGCAAGTATTCATAAAATTTTTTCAGAACTATTTGCAGCTGAAAAGTTTGACCATGAATTTTTTGAAATATTGGGGAACTTAAGATATGGTTCTAATCCAATGCAAGAAGCGATTCTAATGAAATTTTTAGAAAAAGATACTTTTATCAACTATTTAGAAAATTTGACCTTTCACAAAAAACCTACTTTAAGGATGTTAAAAGACATAAAATTACTTTTTCATTTGGCGAGTTTGACAAACAATGAATTTTTGGGTTTTGCGAAAAAAGGAATTTTCGTATTTGGTTATTGTGCTCCTACTCAAGAAGAGAAAAAACAATTCATTAGAATTATTAAAGAACTTAAAGGTGGGATAGTTTATAGTGACGATCCAAATATAATTTTTGAACTGAAAGATTCAAAACATGACGGAATGATGACTTCTTATAATCTTGAACAAAAAGAAGAGATAATTTCTTTTAAACCCATGGTTTTTAAGGTTAATAAGAAAGTTCTGAAACAAGAAGAAGAATATATTGTGGATAGTGATCTGGTCGTAAAGCAAAATTTCCAAGAGATTTCCTTGGATTTGTCTCCTTCAGAACAATTAGGATTTGAGGTCGCTAAAATTCATAAATCTGATACCGCTGTGTATGTTAAAAATAATCTCATTTGTTCTGGTAATCAATCTTGTTTGAACAGAGAAATCGCACTAAATGCACTCGAAAACACTTTGGAAAAGTTTGAAGTTCTTCCGAAGGAAGGGACAATTATATTTGATTCTCCTATAAATTCAGAGAAGATAACCGATATAATATTAAATTGGCAGGTTGAAAAGGTAATTGTTCCTCCAACCTTACCGGGATACGAAAAATATTTAAACGATTTAGAAGAAAAAGGAGTTACTTTGTTGGTAACACAGGGAAGGTATCATAGATATTAA